From Girardinichthys multiradiatus isolate DD_20200921_A chromosome 3, DD_fGirMul_XY1, whole genome shotgun sequence, the proteins below share one genomic window:
- the LOC124866161 gene encoding transmembrane protein 79-like — MGGGPQYFLKSGYSPGSTYTKGVTCTDPTWAEFPQIVETTEEAEPRTRDIEPGPGPVPVQDYGHNQNLLEPAARSDLALSPSAGPISIRVEVLSVRLTDMDMSWRDDSTIDVQLLKGSPMEVSRGTDIKQLEEGAELKKSAMMEPCTLQWPEDRKTGGLTDGHASRQISKEERVSVRSDLSLCEASSWTKRKQELKAEQDRRIGGAEEGAGLTGEEMKHLKMEAEEEAGENHLPEKAAQVFSPAVTVLPSLHSPRNTEAFWEMDSRRSPFLGPQEVNYNQHGYQCEFTEEKPPSTCNRGCSDRDALKLGVSLMTSALLFPFLVWGGYIFLPFDAPLLEGAPLRLVYTMRCSVFAAAPILLGWLVLGVSRLRSGATQPVIVDEFREVEPQEVTVHRRFISDSASLFLIYFLQLVVLAMYLSQEQLKLIPLLTIIFAFGRLAYWVAAAFGSSIRGFGFGLSFLPSVTMMVANLYFIFTVEAAGSIFSVPPPPDEDLAPPTGRQRFWG, encoded by the exons ATGGGTGGTGGACCTCAGTATTTTCTAAAGTCTGGCTACAGCCCTGGAAGCACCTACACAAA AGGAGTCACCTGTACCGACCCCACCTGGGCTGAGTTTCCGCAGATTGTCGAAACAACAGAAGAGGCCGAGCCCAGAACCAGAGACATCGAGCCTGGGCCTGGACCAGTACCTGTACAGGACTACGGTCACAACCAAAACCTTTTAGAACCAGCAGCAAGATCAGATCTAGCTCTATCTCCGTCTGCAGGTCCAATATCGATCCGTGTAGAGGTTTTGTCCGTAAG atTGACGGATATGGACATGTCTTGGAGAGACGATTCTACCATAGATGTTCAGCTCCTGAAAGGAAGTCCGATGGAAGTAAGCAGGGGAACGGACATAAAACAACTTGAAGAAGGAGCAGAGCTGAAAAAGTCTGCCATGATGGAGCCATGTACCCTGCAGTGGCCTGAGGACAGAAAGACAGGGGGACTGACAGATGGACACGCAAGTAGACAGATCAGTAAAGAAGAACGGGTAAGTGTCAGGTCAGATTTGTCTCTCTGTGAGGCGTCCAGCTGGACAAAAAGGAAGCAAGAGCTGAAGGCAGAACAGGACAGGAGAATAGGAGGGGCAGAAGAAGGGGCGGGGCTTACAGGTGAAGAGATGAAACACCTGAAAATGGAGGCGGAGGAGGAAGCTGGGGAGAACCACCTTCCAGAGAAAGCAGCTCAGGTGTTCAGTCCTGCTGTGACtgtccttccctccctccactCACCCAGAAACACTGAGGCATTCTGGGAAATGGACTCGAGAAGGAGTCCCTTCTTGGGTCCTCAAGAAGTGAACTACAACCAACATGGCTACCAGTGTGAGTTTACTGAGGAAAAGCCCCCTTCCACTT GTAATCGGGGATGTTCTGACAGAGATGCACTGAAGTTGGGCGTGTCCTTGATGACATCAGCGCTCCTCTTTCCTTTCTTGGTGTGGGGGGGTTATATCTTCCTGCCATTTGATGCCCCCCTCTTGGAAGGCGCCCCCCTGAGGCTAGTCTACACTATGCGCTGCTCAGTGTTTGCTGCTGCACCTATCCTCCTCG gtTGGTTGGTTCTAGGGGTCAGCCGACTACGCTCAGGTGCAACTCAGCCAGTCATTGTGGATGAATTTAGGGAAGTGGAGCCTCAGGAAGTCACTGTCCACCGACGCTTCATCTCTGACTCTGCCTCCCTTTTCCTGATTTACTTCCTGCAGCTGGTTGTCTTGGCGATGTATCTGAGCCAAGAGCAGCTGAAGCTCATTCCTCTGCTAACCATCATCTTCGCCTTTGGTCG GTTGGCGTACTGGGTGGCGGCTGCATTCGGCAGCAGCATTCGTGGTTTTGGTTTCGGCCTGTCCTTCCTGCCAAGCGTCACCATGATGGTGGCGAACCTCTACTTCATCTTCACAGTGGAGGCCGCAGGGTCCATCTTCAGTGTTCCACCTCCACCTGATGAAGATTTGGCTCCGCCCACTGGCAGACAGAGGTTCTGGGGTTAA